One segment of Castanea sativa cultivar Marrone di Chiusa Pesio chromosome 3, ASM4071231v1 DNA contains the following:
- the LOC142627403 gene encoding uncharacterized protein LOC142627403 translates to MKEIESGGGGKGRGGEEEQDGMSVHSPCKAPPSSASSLPKEQSQVELELRLLEALEIYPPFKLQGIHRHFVLFGLMEFLRKSFDRQFSSDEVLQLLDRFYNLELLKPDDEDVELLNHEEDFCLPQSYFIKEES, encoded by the exons atgaaagaaattgAGAGCGGTGGAGGAGGGAAAGGaagaggaggagaagaagaacaagacgGAATGTCCGTACACTCTCCTTGCAAAGCTCCACCTTCCTCTGCTTCTTCTCTCCCCAAG gagcaATCACAGGTGGAATTGGAGCTTAGGCTGTTGGAAGCTCTCGAAATTTACCCACCTTTTAAACTGCAAG GGATACATCGTCACTTTGTCCTCTTTGGTTTGATGGAATTTCTTCGGAAAAG CTTTGATCGACAGTTTTCTTCAGATGAGGTCCTGCAGTTGCTGGATCGGTTCTACAACTTAGAATTGCTG AAACCAGATGATGAAGATGTGGAACTCCTGAACCATGAGGAAGATTTTTGCTTGCCTCAAAGTTATTTCATCAAGGAAGAGTCGTAA